From Aquipuribacter sp. SD81, one genomic window encodes:
- the greA gene encoding transcription elongation factor GreA produces MSETSTVTWLTQEAHDRLQGELDHLRGEGRLELARKIEAAREEGDLKENGGYHAAKEEQGKQEARIRQLEQMLENAKVGSPEDVADDGVVHAGMVVTAEVAGAEETFLLGSREMAATTDLDVFSEQSPLGAAVLDKAVGTETSYTAPNGREIPVRIVKAERFTG; encoded by the coding sequence ATGTCCGAGACCAGCACCGTCACCTGGCTGACCCAGGAGGCCCACGACCGGCTGCAGGGCGAGCTCGACCACCTGCGTGGCGAGGGTCGGCTGGAGCTCGCCCGCAAGATCGAGGCGGCCCGTGAGGAGGGCGACCTCAAGGAGAACGGCGGCTACCACGCGGCCAAGGAGGAGCAGGGCAAGCAGGAGGCCCGGATCCGGCAGCTCGAGCAGATGCTGGAGAACGCGAAGGTCGGCTCCCCCGAGGACGTCGCCGACGACGGCGTCGTGCACGCCGGCATGGTCGTCACCGCCGAGGTCGCCGGCGCCGAGGAGACCTTCCTGCTGGGCAGCCGCGAGATGGCGGCCACCACCGACCTCGACGTGTTCAGCGAGCAGTCGCCGCTGGGCGCCGCGGTCCTCGACAAGGCCGTCGGGACCGAGACCAGCTACACCGCCCCCAACGGGCGCGAGATCCCCGTCCGGATCGTCAAGGCGGAGCGCTTCACCGGCTGA
- a CDS encoding DUF4307 domain-containing protein produces the protein MTLPAPSDDVAARYAGPAGPRRGRLRTLAVVLGLLVVAAVVASLVASLLRNAADVTWRDVSFEVVDARTVRTTFEVYAEPGDRVRCQVRAADARYTDVGQVDVDLGPLQGRATSATATIRTTHEAVSSSVRTCVRLP, from the coding sequence GTGACGCTGCCCGCGCCCTCGGACGACGTCGCCGCGCGCTACGCCGGGCCCGCCGGGCCCCGCCGGGGCCGGCTGAGGACCCTAGCCGTGGTCCTCGGGCTGCTCGTCGTGGCCGCGGTCGTCGCGAGCCTCGTCGCCTCGCTGCTGCGCAACGCCGCCGACGTCACCTGGCGCGACGTCTCCTTCGAGGTCGTCGACGCCCGGACGGTCCGCACGACGTTCGAGGTGTACGCCGAGCCCGGGGACCGGGTCCGCTGCCAGGTGCGCGCAGCGGACGCGCGCTACACCGACGTGGGCCAGGTCGACGTCGACCTCGGGCCGCTGCAGGGGCGCGCGACGAGCGCGACCGCGACCATCCGCACGACGCACGAGGCGGTCAGCAGCTCCGTCCGGACCTGCGTCCGCCTGCCCTGA